Proteins encoded within one genomic window of Hevea brasiliensis isolate MT/VB/25A 57/8 chromosome 8, ASM3005281v1, whole genome shotgun sequence:
- the LOC110672850 gene encoding agamous-like MADS-box protein AGL62 produces MVRKSKGRQKVEMVKMPNESNLQVTFSKRRSGLFKKASELCTLCGVEVAIIVFSPGKKVFSFGHPGVEPVIERFINRTTPQTSPTMQLIEAHRNASVRELNVRLTQVSNQLEMEKKKTEELNHTRKENKSQCWWEAPIEELNLPQLEQLKVSLEHLKKNVARQVDKLLIQNSQVRHQQFYASTSGAAVLPFESKNVVFNPDKVPSHGYGRGFY; encoded by the exons ATGGTGAGAAAGAGCAAGGGCCGTCAAAAGGTGGAGATGGTGAAGATGCCTAATGAAAGTAATCTGCAAGTAACCTTCTCGAAACGTCGGTCTGGACTTTTCAAGAAGGCTAGTGAGCTTTGCACTCTTTGTGGTGTTGAGGTTGCCATCATTGTCTTTTCTCCTGGAAAGAAGGTTTTCTCATTTGGCCATCCAGGTGTTGAGCCTGTGATTGAACGGTTTATCAACCGGACCACTCCTCAAACTTCACCCACTATGCAACTAATTGAGGCTCACAGGAATGCTAGTGTTCGTGAACTCAATGTGCGGCTCACTCAG GTGAGCAACCAATTGGAAATGGAAAAGAAGAAAACAGAAGAACTTAATCATACTAGGAAGGAAAACAAGAGTCAGTGCTGGTGGGAGGCTCCCATAGAAGAACTTAACTTGCCTCAGCTAGAGCAGTTGAAGGTGTCACTAGAACACCTAAAGAAGAATGTGGCAAGGCAAGTTGATAAGCTTCTGatacaaaattcacaagttcgtCATCAACAGTTTTATGCATCCACTTCTGGTGCAGCAGTTCTTCCTTTTGAATCCAAAAATGTTGTGTTTAATCCAGACAAGGTGCCTAGTCATGGATATGGACGTGGGTTTTATTAA